A genome region from Sceloporus undulatus isolate JIND9_A2432 ecotype Alabama chromosome 1, SceUnd_v1.1, whole genome shotgun sequence includes the following:
- the LOC121925669 gene encoding aprataxin and PNK-like factor gives MIQFLYLGFQAEVEIKVEVHVNPCFYQPTENSELLPLDIDKWHQLSPGDSFSLLIDKYAFRVLFTPLDMEAQRKNCHLHVEDRLNQASSVLQPTRMPHSQPTVQQAASSKRSQLLDTHTLQEKAAEIPKESFASIPEIKESQPAERKRVLPAWMLQEDLMVQSQSASISGRGRNLIHLLWTS, from the exons ATGATTCAGTTTTTATATTTGGGATTCCAAGCAGAAGTGGAAATAAAAGTGGAG GTGCATGTAAACCCTTGCTTTTATCAGCCAACTGAAAATAGTGAACTCTTGCCATTGGACATAGATAAATGGCATCAACTAAGCCCTGGTGACAGCTTTTCCTTGTTGATAGACAAATATGCCTTCAGGGTTCTCTTCACTCCTTTGGATATGGAAGCTCAAAG AAAAAACTGTCACCTTCATGTAGAAGACAGACTAAATCAAGCTTCTTCAGTGCTTCAGCCAACCAGGATGCCTCACAGCCAGCCTACAGTGCAGCAAGCAGCCTCTTCCAAGAGGAGCCAgcttctggacacacacacactacaagaGAAAGCAGCTGAAATTCCAAAGGAG TCTTTTGCTAGCATTCCTGAAATTAAAGAATCACAGCCTGCTGAAAGGAAAAGAGTACTTCCAGCATGGATGCTGCAAGAGGATCTTATGGTTCAAAGTCAATCAGCCTCAATCTCTGGAAGAGGTAGAAATCTGATACATTTATTATGGACCTCTTAG